GGGCTACACTATAGGGCTGGCCAATGACGATGAACGCTTGTACTTATTGTTGCGATTCCGTGATCCACAATGGGCTATGTCTATCCGTACCTCTGGTCTGTCATTATGGCTCAACGAGAATGGCAATAATGACAAGGACTTTTCATTATTCTATCGAGGCGGTCCGTCTCCCAATGAGCTGCGGCAGATGATAGGACGTCAGGGGGGCGAGTCGTTCTCCGATCAGAAGTTTGGGAAGCGAGCAGGTCAGAACATGGATTCATTGCAGGAATCATTTACCTGCGCTATCAAGGACGTCATCATTGAGAAGACAATTGTCATGGATGGATCAGAAGGGCCATCGGTCGCGTTTGCAATGGACCAGGGATTTTTCAACTACGAATTCAGTGTGCCCTTAGCCGAGAGCAGGGTACGGTACTACGGGCTTGATGTATCGCCGGGAAAGAAAGCCGGGATTGGCATCAAGTGGGGCGGGTCTGATCGCAAGTCTCTGGACGGGCGTGACATGTTTGGTAGCGGGGGAGATGGTTTCGGGATGCCGAGTGGAGGTCGGGGTGGCATGGGAGGACGCAAAGGAGGAGGTGGAATGTCCGGGGGCAAAAGGCCCGAGATGCGTTCAAAGAGCAATGTGGTTGAACTCTGGGCGAGGACGACTCTGGCTGAGTCGCTGTCTCAATAAGGGATGTGCCTATTCGTCCTTGACAACTACAGCTGTACCGTAAGCCAGCAGTTCAGCCGCGCCACTCATCAATGCGGATGTGCCAAAACGAATCATGACAATGGCATTGGCGCCCCTGGAGCGGGCATCTTCGATCATTCGATCAATCGACTGTTCTCTCGATTCGGCGATCAACTTGGTATATTCGTTGACCTCACCGCCAACTACGGCTCTAAATGCGGCGGCAATGTCTCGACCTATGTGTCGTGCGCGAACAGTGTTTCCTTTGACCAGACCGATGGTTTTGACAATTCTCTTGCCGGCGATATTCTCACAGGTGGCTAAAATCATTTAAGTACCTTTCCGTAGCGGTCTCTCTTGTAAGCAAACCAGCGCTCACGGCCAAATGACACCAACAGTACAGCCGAGCCAACGGCCAGAGCGGTCAGGCCAATCTTTGTCCAGAGCGGCGCGTCAGGATCAAGATACAACTGGCTGAACACTTCGTAAAGCCCAAATCCGAGCAAGACGATGGCTCCGACGG
This genomic stretch from Candidatus Zixiibacteriota bacterium harbors:
- a CDS encoding heavy metal-binding domain-containing protein, with product MILATCENIAGKRIVKTIGLVKGNTVRARHIGRDIAAAFRAVVGGEVNEYTKLIAESREQSIDRMIEDARSRGANAIVMIRFGTSALMSGAAELLAYGTAVVVKDE